The region ATGTGTAGGTGCCTTATCCTAACCTACAAGTGAAACCTCTTTGAGACAACCACCCAAAACTGCATTCAAAAGTCTTATtcttagggttcgctcacactagTGTAGAAATCGGATGAGTGCAAGAAGCTCTACTTTCTTTTTCTTCCACCCACATCTTAGCTGCCTTTGGGACTATATACACTGATGagccataacattaaaacctaAAATATTgtttctgctcccccctcccaaaaaaagctTGGACAAGTCAAGGCATGGACTCCACAAGACCTCTTCAGATACTCTGGGGTATCTGGTGCTAAGACTTTAGGAGTAGATTTTATAAGTGATCCATGGATCAATCTTGTTTTTCCAGAGAGGCTCGATTGGATTGACATCTGTGGAATTTGGAAGTCAACCCCTGAGGCTaaggtcacacggtcagtattttgtaagccaaaaccaggagtggatcagtcagaggaaaagtataatagaaacgtcaccacttctgtatttatcacccactcttagttttggcttgcaaatactgatgtgaaatactgaccaaatcctgaacgtgtgaacgtggccttaaagtgtTATTGCAATTTCTGATAACTTTTGAAAAGTCAGAAGCTTTAGGTCCCGGGGGCTGAGACACTTACCAATTGCTAGAACAGAGGAACAGAAGTACTCAGCTGGGTGCCGCTCTTTTCGGAGACCAAAGATGGGCTCACTAGAAAGTCTATGAGGAGGCATTCGGTCTTTGGCTAAGAGCTTCTTCTGTATTTGTAACCTTTATTAGTGGGCTTAGGACCCATATGCTTCAAAATCAAACCTTCTGACATATCTCTATAATATGTCAATTGGTTTCTGACAGAGCAGTTAGACATTGTACCATGTTGTCAAAATTTTTTTGCAGAGGCCATTACCAGTAGGGTTGCCATAATGGTCTGCCTGGACCCAAAACTTTTGAGCAGAACATTGGTCAGAACATCACCCTATCTCTCCAAGCTTGCTGTCTACCCGTATGGCATCCCAGGTTCATCTCTTCCCAAGGTACACACAGGCATGGCCATTCACATGATGTAAAAAAAGAAATGTTTCATTAGGCCAGGCCATTTTCTTCCATTGCTTCATGGTGTAGTTCTGTTGCTCATGGGCTCAATTTAGGGGCTTCAGGGTCCAACATGTGCACTCTGATCTTTCTGTAGCTGATGACCCCCCAAATACCCTCCCCTCCGTACAGTATAATTCCCACAAAGTGAATTCCCCCCACAACAGTGTTCCCCTAGAGTACTCCCTCACACAAAATATGATGACTCCATAGTACACCAcagacagtatgatgtccccaaagttgccctacacaaattgagacccccacagacaaccccacacagtataattccccaTTTCCACACACCCctacagtataatgtcccacacagaaaaatgtccccacagagtataatgcacccacttACCCTGTTCTACAATATGACACCCTCACAGTTCCTCCACACATAATGATGGCCACCCCGGCCCCCCACGCAGTATAATACCCACACAGCTCCTCTCCCACTGTATGAAGCAAGCAGAGATGCTTTATTTGTTTGATACCTTTCTTTTTCAGCAAATTATGCTACATTAGTTCTTCTACGAGAATGGCCCCGACGGGTTAACCCCAATTTCCCCCATTACACAGTGTGACTGACGTTAGACAGAACTTACTGAAGTCTTTTCCTTGGAATTTAAAAGTGCTTCCTTCCGATGATACTGATCGGAGAGTGTGCGGCTGAGATCCCAGGTTGGAGTTCTGTGGAGTCGAGGACGGAGGCGGATTGCTGTTTTCTGGTGGTGGACCCAATGAAATACTCATAAAAAGTTTGTCCAGGTCCGCAAGTTCATCATCCTTCTGATAACTTGGCTAAAGGAGAAGACATAGTGTTATATCACTTCATGGGAAACGGGCAGGACTTCCCTTTCTCTATAGGAACCAGATTATTAGCAAGTAAGTGGAAACAAGTACCGGGCACTTCTACCCTACATGAAAAAAAAATGAGGGGTTTATATTCGATGTTTACTATTGGACCTCCATTATTCTATGTCCAATACACAGCCCGAATGCCGTGCTTCTGCTTTAGATGGAGCCTACGATAAAGAAGCAGAATGGAATCCAACGTCAATGTGAACAAAGCCTTGGTTGCTGACCTTTAGGTACACTGTGATTTagttttagtgtttttgttttttttatcacaagGACTACATCCTAAAAGGCCTTCTCCACCTTTGAGGATTTGTGTTTCTTCTTTTCTTAAATGGATGTatttggggttaaaaaataatttttgcaattgggtgtcATTAAAATTTTTGCCCCGTTTGGCTTTCAAAGcccttttgttattattattattattattattatttatttatatagcaccattgattccatggtgctgtacttaaaaaaggggttacatacaagttacagatatcacttacagtaagcaaactaacaatgacagactgatacagaggggtgaggaccctgcccttgcgggcttacattctgcaggattatggggaaggagacagtaggttgagggttgcaggagctccggtgttggtgaggcggtagcttcggaagTGATGAGGAGCCAGCGGGTTatccagcacattcaactttgatgtggtcagtgGTCGTAAATCAGCTAAAAGAAGCTCAGAAAAGAGAAAAAGCAGTTACAAATTCCTTAGAAGACCATCATAATGGGCCGACTGATGaatcctcagttaactcattctggaaGCTGCAGAACGCAAACGGCGTAAAATTTCTAACGAAACCCAACTGCCCCCCAAAAAACACGATTTTTAGCTCAAAATATAtgcatgaaagtaaaaaaaaaattggtccaatAGGTGGATGACCCTTTTaacacatttttacatttttcagaaATAAAATGTAAAGTTACCCTGCAAGAGGAAATATAATACAGACATTTCTCCTCTTCGTCCAGTTGGGTGTCGAGCTTCTGTGCGTCCACTTTAAGCTCAAGAAAGATTTCTAGAGGCTCCATTTTTAGGCATTGACTGAGCTGATTTTGTAGGTGCTCATGAATCTTCTTCTCCCTGTATCCCCGAAGGAACCTCTCGCAGGCCTTCATTCCGTAAAATTTCAAGTGAAGGATTAGTTGGGGGTCACTTTCACAAATTTTGAGGATCTCAATATAGTTTGGGGATTCTCCGGAAAATTCTGGAAATCATAGAAATAAAAGAAAAGGCTTAAAAAGGTGACCCTTAAAGCGGGTAATCACAAAAAGTGCAGCAACAATTGATTCTGTAAGATCATTGCTGATGTATTTCCTCCATCTGATTGCTCCAGACCAGCAAAGTGCCAAAACTTCTGCTCTTATAGAGGCAATCACACTCGCTGATGAACAATTAACCAAGAGCATTTGAttagcagaatttttttttaaatattttttctcattactgtGTACATATCACTTCCAGCAGTCGGTATGTACAGGAGTCTTACCTGAAATGACGTTCCTGAGTACACTGTACACCATGGATTTGTGCTTAACATACAGATCGGGTAACGAGGTTGGATCCGACTGGATAAAGAGGAAAACGCTCCCAATCCAATCACTTGGATAGGAATTCATCTTTGGGGGTCTGAAAAACAAAAGACAACCAGAGGGAAAAAGTATGATCACCATTGTATGGTTTATATCCAGACACAGTGgggaaatatttgatacactgacaattttgcaagttttcacacctgTAGTGCCACTGGTACACAAAGACAgaatagggcccctgtgcaagaacattaTAGGGGCGCATTGTAgcccaatagttcatcataatgcactATTCCACCTGTCTTGGAGTTGGTAGTGccctccttacctcttgggcccctatgcagctgcacacattgcaccaataatatgtccgCCCTTGCATACGGCAATGTGTATAATACCATGGTGTAGAATGATGGTGAAGTGACCAGGCAGGTGGGACTGCACCCTGGAGAACACACACTTTGGATTTTGGGTGCACGCTGGTTAGCGACCTTCTGCTCAATCTGCTGTCTTCAGCAAATTGCATAATCATCTTCTGCAAACTTCGAAAGCTGCTTTTTTTAATCTTATACAGTTTATACAAAAGTAGGTAAAATTTGAGGAAACAGTCATCCATAGAGCTGACACGGCTTTTTCTAAAGAGCGTAACACGTACTTGTATTGTCCTCTCCTGATGTCTACATTGAGCATAGCACCATGATGTACGCAACAATCAGCTAGCAAATCGTTATTGGAAAAAAGTGCACACTGTGATGGATTTCTTGCTGTTTCCCTGGATTATAAATCATTGAACCTTGGGCTTAGAAATGGACCTGCATTATGGTGGCAAAACTCAACCCAACCAATCGTCCAACCATAGGTGCAGAAATTCACCTGCATTCTGGAAACAAAAATACCTGCCTAACAATAGGTCCAACCACATGCACAGAAATGCACCTGCCTTATGGCACATTCATGGGTTCAACCATGTGCTTAGATTTGCACCTGCATTATGGATGCAAGTCTCATGGCTTAACCACGGGTGTAAAAATGCATCTGCAAAATGGCCACACATCACAGCCTAACCATGGGGTTGGAAATGCACCTGCTAGGATAGTTAGATAAGCAAGGTGGGGCAATACGCCAGTttaaagaaatgcgtttttaggccatACTTAAAACTCTGGACATTGGGAATTAATCGAATTGTCCGGGGTAATGAATTCCAGAGAATTGACGCAGCTTGTGAGAAACCCtggagatgggaatgggaggtggtatgaccccaatggcgagggtctcagagaaatcagcaagtctgcgaagtacaaaaatccagctcatagggcagtggtagctgggttgaccatatatctactcctaacgccaacactagaagtagccggggaacatgcctacgttggtcgctagatgtctcgcgccagccggagagctaactacccctagaagaggaaaacaaagacctctcttgcctccagagaaaagaccccaaaagtaggatacaagccccccacaaataataacggtgaggtaagaggaaatgacaaacacagagatgaactaggtttagcaaagagaggcccacttactaatagcagaatgtagtaagataacttatatggtcaacaaaaaccctatcaaaaatccacgctggagattcaagaacccccgaaccgtctaacggcccggggggagaacaccagccaccctagagcttccagcaaggtcaggatacagattatatacaagctggacaaaaatgcaaacaaaaacaaatagcaaaaagcaagaaagcagacttagcttaatcaagcaggaaccaggatcagtagacaagagcactacagattagctctgatatcaacgttgccaggcattgaactgaaggtccagggagcttatatagcaacacccctgacctaacgacccaggtgagcatacaagggatgacagacatacccagagtcaaatcactagtagccactagagggagccaaaaggtaaattcacaacagggaggtttGAATTATTGAAGATATCAgttttaggtcattagcagaacggagggaggGAATGAGTAGGGTGAtacacagagatgagggaggagatgtagggtgctgCTGAACTGTGGAGCGTTTTGTGGGTGAGTGATATGTTTTTATTGAattctggagcggatgggtaaccagtgcaatgactggcacagggtggaggcatcagtgtagaggctggagaggaatatgatcctggctgctgcattcagtatggactggagaggggagagtttggtaagagggaggccgattagtagagagttacaataatccagacgagaatgaataagagctacaggaagaggttttgcagagtcaaaggtaagaaaaagccgaagtctagaaatgtttttgaggtgtaggttaCATGAGCGAgtgaatgatcggatgtggggagtgaagGAAGATCTGAGGCAAATTTGACACCAAGACAGCGGGTGTGTAGCTGTGGAGTAATGGTGGAAACCCACATGGAAATGGCAAAATTGAGTTTGGgaaggttagtggagggaggaaacacaaggagctcaggttttgacagattcagttttagataTAGGGAGCACATGATGTCCGAGACAATGGAAAGACAAAGACTGGTATTTTGTAATAATGAGGGGTGGTGTCAGGAGACGATGTGTATAGCTGGGcaaagtggcgtaactacaaagtgcgAACTTTCAGATGGGGCCCCccacgccaaaatattttcctcccaaattcatattttccctattcattttgcacactatagctttattgcaaagttgtataatgtgacctcatacagacacttgcccaattatagtgctgcacaaatgttatggcccccatatagtgctgcacaaacgttatggccccatatagtgctgcacaaacgttatggcccccatatagtgctgcacaaacgttatggcccgcacaaatgttatggcccccatatagtgctgcacaaacgttatggccccatatagtgctgcacaaacgttatggcccccatatagtgctgcacaaacgttatggcccgcacaaatgttatggcccccatatagtgctgcacaaacgctatagccccatatagtgctgcacaaacattatggcccccatatagtgctgcacaaatgttatggcccccatatagtgctgcacaaacgttatggccccatatagtgctgcacaaacgttatggcccccatatagtgctgcacaaacgttatggcccgcacaaatgttatggcccccatatagtgctgcacaaacgttatggcccaatatagtgctgcacaaacgttatggcccccatatagtgctgcacaaacattatggcccgcacaaatgttatggcccccatatagtgctgcacaaacgctatggccccatatagtgctgcacaaacattatggcccccatatagtgctgcacaaatgttatggcccccatatagtgctgcacaaacgttatggcccccatatagtgctgcacaaacgttatggcccccatatagtgctgcacaaacgttatggcccccatatagtgctgcacaaatgttatggcccccatatagtgctgcacaaacgttatggcccccatatagtgctgcacaaacgttatggcccctgttgtgaactctgtgttcaggctccctcttgtggtcactggtggtatggtgtgacttttgctttgggctccccctggtggctttgcctgttatcctgctggtctctggctatcagctggttcgttatcctctgggaggttcctatatagctctgttttacttccacttgttgccggctgtcgatgtaatcagtgctactcagattccttctgactaccttgctcccagtccatccaggataagctaagttttgtttgctcattttttgatcagcagtgtttatcatgttttctgttccagcttgctaaaatgtaattccctcgcttgctggttgctctagtgggctgagtttctccccacacaccgttagttggtgtgtgggttcttgaaatctcaggatggatattttgtaagggttttttattgatcgcatagacccctgctctattttctgctttctagtactagtgggcctcttttgctgaatctgatttcatccctatgtatgtgccttcttcttacttcaccgttaatatttgttgggggcttctatatctttggggattatttctctggaggcaagcgaggtctttctttctctttaggggtagctagttcctcaggctggctcgagacgtctaggaattttttaggcacgttcaccggctacctctagttgttttggataggttcagatttgcgatcagtccagttaccatctccctagagcttgtccttagtttaatcacttgctgatctatttgtgatcctcagccactagggatcataacaggcccccatatagtgctccacaaacgttatggcccccatatagtgctgcacaaacgttatggcccccatatagtgctgcacaaacgttatggcccctgttgtgaactctgtgttcaggctccctcttgtggtcactggtggtatggtgtgacttttgctttgggctccccctggtggctttgcctgttatcctgctggtctctggctatcagctggttcgttatcctctgggaggttcctatatagctctgttttacttccacttgttgccggctgtcgatgtaatcagtgctactcagattccttctgactaccttgctcccagtccatccaggataagctaagttttgtttgctcattttttgatcagcagtgtttatcatgttttctgttccagcttgctaaaatgtaattccctcgcttgctggttgctctagtgggctgagtttctccccacacaccgttagttggtgtgtgggttcttgaaatctcaggatggatattttgtaagggttttttattgatcgcatagacccctgctctattttctgctttctagtactagtgggcctcttttgctgaatctgatttcatccctatgtatgtgccttcttcttacttcaccgttaatatttgttgggggcttctatatctttggggattatttctctggaggcaagcgaggtctttctttctctttaggggtagctagttcctcaggctggctcgagacgtctaggaattttttaggcacgttcaccggctacctctagttgttttggataggttcagatttgcgatcagtccagttaccatctccctagagcttgtccttagtttaatcacttgctgatctatttgtgatcctcagccactagggatcataacaggcccccatatagtgctccacaaacgttatggcccccatatagtgctgcacaaacgttatggcccccatatagtgctgcacaaacattatggcccccatatagtgctgcacaaacgttatggccccataatgacacttgccccatttgctgttgctgcgatgaaaaaaaaaaatcacatactcacctctccgtcgctcaggcccccagcactttcaatattcaccgctcctcgttccattcgCTGCTCCATTTTCCACCTCCTCTGCACTAACGGTCagacagagggcgcgcactaactacgtcattgcgccctctgtcctcagcgtcactgcagaagacggagcggcggctggaacgaggagaggtgactatcacgcagcgctcccctcccggttatactcacctgctcctggcgcggtgcagtccctgtttCCCCGGCGCTTCTGCTTCtctctgtactgagcggtcaccgttaccgctcattacagtaatggatatgcggctccgcccctatgggaggtggagccgcatattcattactgtaatgagcggtaccatgtgaccgctcagtacaggaagaagccggggcgctgggcagccagggacctgcagagaccgcgccaggagtaggtgagtataattagacagcccccgctccctggccctgccaaccccctccttggaccgccgcatcatcaggcggcccgctggcgcccccgtcggctgcgcccggggcacatgccccggccgccccccccccccggatacgccactgctctgtcctgccgggcccctgacccgccaggcccggtcgcagcggcgaccgctgcgaccacggtagttacgcccctggctggGCGTCattagcatagagatggtactgaaaaccaaatctactgattatttGTCCAGTAGggtcagtatacaaagagaagaggagggggcctaggactggtcCTCAGGAACCCCGGACAATAAGGGGAAGGGGAgaagaagaggagccggcaaaagacacagtgaaggagcggtcagagagataggaggagaaccaggagagtgtGGTGTGCCTGAGGCCAATAGAGTggggcatagtgaggaggagctggtgattcaCAGTGTAGAATGCcgcggagagatccaggagaatcagcagggagtagtgaccattagatttagctgttagtagatcattagagactttagtgagggcagtttcggtagagtgtaaggagcggaaaccggattgtaaAGGGTAAAGAAGAGAGTGATCAGAGAGATAGCAGAtgagacaggagtggac is a window of Ranitomeya variabilis isolate aRanVar5 chromosome 2, aRanVar5.hap1, whole genome shotgun sequence DNA encoding:
- the TRADD gene encoding tumor necrosis factor receptor type 1-associated DEATH domain protein yields the protein MNSYPSDWIGSVFLFIQSDPTSLPDLYVKHKSMVYSVLRNVISEFSGESPNYIEILKICESDPQLILHLKFYGMKACERFLRGYREKKIHEHLQNQLSQCLKMEPLEIFLELKVDAQKLDTQLDEEEKCLYYISSCRPSYQKDDELADLDKLFMSISLGPPPENSNPPPSSTPQNSNLGSQPHTLRSVSSEGSTFKFQGKDFIDRPLTQEHHQIFAKSVGTSWKKVGRTLKETCRALEDPAIENVAYEYHREGLYEQAYQMLQRFIDCEGKKGTLERLVDALVENGLTGIAEKLLPVQENGLN